A section of the Delphinus delphis chromosome 1, mDelDel1.2, whole genome shotgun sequence genome encodes:
- the NOL9 gene encoding polynucleotide 5'-hydroxyl-kinase NOL9: MADSLLLFKRGPSRSTWLRARKARQHLILSYRPRRRLGRLRWRSRRRFRRRLLQAQAAGVDWREGGCLVSRAAAPRRHKTAAPSPRPPEDPAPSCSAILPIPPVRSAGSGRAVLLLPLGQGFTFSGICRVTCLYGQVQVFGFTISQGQPAQNVFSTYTHCRLTINAVHYSVHEKSKKEMKREARSLLRSYLNQDDRYCLMKNFSPLCSILLLERLKTSTVNFIISHPGLSYVFVQEIPTFQINSEYFALKSVGIRRERKKNGLRLTESAFSVMEELVSISCEEADGCPVILVCGSQDIGKSTFIRYLINQLLNSISCIDYLECDLGQTEFTPPGCISLLNVTEPVLGPPFTHQRTPQKMVYYGKPSCKNSFENYIEIIKYVFSSYKRESPLIVNTMGWVADEGLLLLIDLIRLLSPSHVVQFSSDRGRYMPDLSPSYVDNTDGLYTKSTSKVRNRGFHLAEFADSLEFADEEKENPLLFTGFKLMSVKSEFVSGKTPRNRESHNKVLRELAVLSYLGQLQPPVPKPLCPLHGLTPYQVPFNAVALRIIHADVAPTHILYAVNASWVGLCKILDDVRGYASGPILLAQTPICDCLGFGICRGIDMEKRLYHILTPVPPEELRNVNCLLVGTISIPQCVLKSQRGLEGTIPYITTDYNFKLPGASEKIGAREVEETRKEKLHPKPKFYRKTN; encoded by the exons ATGGCCGACTCGCTGCTGCTGTTTAAGAGGGGTCCTTCTCGCTCCACGTGGCTGCGGGCCCGCAAGGCCCGGCAGCACCTCATCCTCAGCTACCGGCCCCGCCGCCGGCTCGGGAGGCTGCGCTGGCGCAGCCGAAGGCGCTTTCGGCGGCGACTGCTGCAGGCCCAGGCGGCCGGCGTGGACTGGCGGGAGGGCGGCTGTCTGGTGTCGCGTGCGGCGGCGCCCCGGAGGCACAAGACCGcggcccccagcccccgcccgcccgagGATCCGGCCCCGAGTTGTTCCGCGATCCTCCCCATCCCGCCTGTGCGGTCGGCCGGCTCGGGCCGCGCCGTGTTGCTGCTGCCGCTGGGGCAG ggCTTTACTTTTAGCGGGATCTGTCGTGTGACCTGCCTCTATGGCCAGGTGCAGGTGTTTGGTTTTACCATCAGCCAAGGCCAACCTGCCCAAAACGTCTTCTCTACCTATACCCACTGTCGCCTGACTATCAATGCAGTTCATTACTCAGTGCATGAGAAAAGCAAGAAGGAGATGAAAAGGGAAGCCCGAAGTTTGCTCAGATCTTATCTGAACCAAG ATGACAGATACTGTTTGATGAAgaatttttctcctctgtgttcCATTCTGTTGCTGGAACGTCTGAAAACCTCCACTGTGAACTTCATAATCAGCCATCCAGGTTTATCTTACGTTTTCGTACAAGAG ATTCCAACTTTCCAGATTAACTCTGAGTATTTCGCCTTGAAATCTGTCGGcattagaagagagagaaaaaaaaacggcCTTCGTTTAACCGAGAGTGCCTTTTCAGTCATGGAAGAGTTAGTCAGCATTTCTTGTG AAGAAGCAGACGGCTGCCCTGTCATTCTGGTTTGTGGCTCTCAGGACATTGGAAAGTCAACATTTATTAGATACCTGATTAACCAGTTGTTAAATAG taTATCCTGCATTGACTATTTGGAATGTGATCTGGGACAGACAGAATTTACTCCACCAGGTTGCATTTCTCTACTTAATGTTACAGAACCGGTTCTAG GACCACCTTTCACCCACCAGAGGACACCCCAGAAAATGGTCTATTATGGGAAGCCTTCTTGTAAAAACAGCTTTGAAAATTATATTGAGATAATAAAGTATGTGTTCAGCTCCTACAAGAGAGAGTCCCCTCTTATCGTCAACACGATGGGCTGGGTGGCAG ACGAGGGTCTCTTGCTTCTTATTGACCTGATCCGACTGCTGTCGCCCAGCCACGTCGTTCAGTTCAGCTCCGACCGGGGTAGGTACATGCCAGACCTCAGCCCAAGCTACGTGGACAACACGGACGGCTTGTACACAAAGAGCACGTCCAAAGTCAGAAACAGAGGATTCCACCTGGCAGAATTTGCAGACAGTTTAGAATTTGCTGACGAAGAAAAGGAGAATCCACTTCTGTTTACTGGATTCAAACTGATGTCCGTTAAGTCGGAGTTTGTGTCTGGAAAAACTCCAAGAAATAG AGAATCACATAACAAAGTCCTTCGCGAGTTGGCAGTGCTGAGTTACCTTGGCCAGCTGCAGCCCCCAGTGCCAAAGCCACTGTGTCCCTTACATGGTCTGACACCCTATCAG GTCCCTTTCAATGCCGTGGCACTCCGGATTATCCACGCTGATGTCGCTCCTACCCACATATTATACGCTGTGAACGCCAGCTGGGTTGGGCTTTGCAAGATCCTGGATGATGTCAGAGGATATGCAAGTGGGCCCATCCTGCTTGCCCAGACGCCCATCTGTGATTGTTTGGGGTTTG gaatttgtagAGGGATCGACATGGAGAAGAGGCTTTACCACATCCTCACTCCTGTGCCCCCGGAAGAGCTAAGAAACGTGAACTGTCTGCTGGTTGGAACCATTTCCATTCCACAGTGTGTTCTCAAGAGCCAG CGTGGGCTCGAAGGGACAATACCTTACATCACAACagattataattttaaacttCCTGGAGCATCAGAGAAAATTGGAGCAAGAGAAGTTGAGGAAACACGTAAAGAGAAATTACACCCCAAACCTAAATTCTATCGAAAAACAAACTGA
- the TAS1R1 gene encoding LOW QUALITY PROTEIN: taste receptor type 1 member 1 (The sequence of the model RefSeq protein was modified relative to this genomic sequence to represent the inferred CDS: inserted 4 bases in 2 codons; substituted 2 bases at 2 genomic stop codons) yields the protein MLLWGARFIGLQLFLSCCWAFSCHGTASSSDFSLPGDYLLAGQFPLHSDHLGVRCRPTVTFCDRPSTFNGHGYHLFQAMQFGIEEINNSTALLPNVTLGYKPYDGCSESANVFATLSPPGTRYVESQGDPAHYSPAIVAVIGPDASNYVATTAALLSPFLMPLISCSDASSVMLSVKRLCPSFLRTIPSDERQVEILMLPSRRFGWVWISMVGSEGDYGQLGVQALEDQATQQGICVAFKDTVPFSTQPGDERMQSVIRCLARARTAVVVVFSGRQLARVFFESVVLAKLTAEVWIAWAISRHISNVPGIWGNGTVLGVAIPQRRVPGLKEFEEPYVWADKGALGPCLRGSWCSSNQLCRECWAFTAQKMPTLGAFSVSSAYNTYQAVXAVAHSLHQLLGCASGVCSRGWVYPWQLLEQILKVNFLLHKDIVTFKDNGDPLSSYNXAWDWSGPNWTFRVVGSSFWSPVWLDINTIKIRWHGKDNWVPQSVCSSDCPEGDQRVIMGFHHCCFECVLCESGTFLNKSDPYSCQPCGKEEWAPERSQTCFPCTVVFLTWHEPISWVLLAANTLLLLLVAGTAGLFAWHLDTPVVRSAGGRLCFLMLGSLAGGSCGHYGFFGEPTLPTCLLREGLFALGFAIFLSCLTIRSFQLVFIFKFSAKVPTFFRAWVQNXSAGPLVVISSTTQLLICLTWLAVWTPLPPREYQPFPQLAVLDCTEANPPGFMLAFAYNGLLXVSASACSYLGKDLPENYSEVKCVTFSLLLNFMSWIASFTMASVYQGKHLPTVNMLAKTSSLSGGFSGYFLPKCYAILCRPDLNSTEHFQASTQDHTRRCGST from the exons ATGTTACTCTGGGGGGCGCGCTTCATCGGCCTGCAGCTTTTCCTCTCCTGCTGCTGGGCTTTCAGCTGCCACGGCACCGCGTCCTCCTCTGACTTCAGCCTCCCTGGGGATTACCTGCTTGCAGGCCAGTTTCCTCTCCACAGTGACCATCTAGGGGTGAGATGCAGACCCACAGTGACCTTCTGTGACAG GCCTAGCACCTTCAATGGCCACGGCTACCACCTCTTCCAGGCCATGCAGTTTGGCATCGAGGAGATAAACAACTCCACCGCCCTGCTGCCCAACGTCACCCTGGGGTACAAGCCGTACGACGGGTGCTCGGAGTCAGCCAACGTGTTTGCCACGCTGAGCCCGCCAGGGACGCGCTACGTGGAGAGCCAAGGAGACCCTGCCCACTACTCCCCTGCGATTGTGGCGGTGATTGGGCCCGACGCCAGCAACTATGTTGCCACCACTGCAGCCCTGCTGAGCCCCTTCCTGATGCCCCTGATAAGCTG CTCTGATGCCAGCAGCGTGATGCTCAGCGTGAAGCGGCTCTGCCCCTCTTTCCTGCGCACCATCCCAAGTGATGAGCGCCAGGTGGAGATCTTGATGCTGCCGTCTCGGAGGTTCGGGTGGGTCTGGATCTCCATGGTGGGCAGTGAAGGTGACTACGGGCAGCTAGGGGTGCAGGCGCTGGAGGACCAGGCCACCCAGCAGGGCATCTGCGTTGCCTTCAAGGACACTGTGCCTTTCTCTACCCAGCCAGGCGATGAGAGGATGCAGAGCGTGATACGCTGCCTGGCCCGAGCGAGGACCGCGGTCGTGGTCGTTTTCTCCGGCAGGCAGCTGGCCAGGGTGTTCTTTGAGTCCGTGGTGCTGGCCAAGCTGACTGCCGAGGTGTGGATCGCCTGGGCCATCTCCAGACACATCAGCAACGTGCCTGGGATCTGGGGCAACGGTACAGTGCTGGGTGTGGCCATCCCACAGAGGCGTGTCCCCGGCCTGAAGGAGTTTGAAGAGCCCTATGTCTGGGCAGACAAAGGAGCCCTTGGGCCTTGCCTCAGGGGCTCCTGGTGCAGCAGCAACCAGCTCTGTAGAGAGTGCTGGGCTTTCACGGCACAGAAGATGCCCACACTTGGAGCATTCTCCGTGAGCTCCGCCTACAACACGTACCAGGCTGTCTAGGCCGTGGCTCACAGCCTCCACCAGCTCCTGGGCTGCGCCTCTGGAGTCTGTTCCAGAGGCTGGGTCTACCCCTGGCAG CTTCTGGAGCAGATCCTCAAGGTGAATTTCCTTTTACACAAGGACATTGTGACATTTAAGGACAATGGCGACCCCCTCAGCAGTTATAA TGCCTGGGACTGGAGTGGCCCCAACTGGACCTTCAGGGTCGTCGGCTCCTCCTTTTGGTCTCCAGTTTGGCTAGACATAAATACGATCAAAATCCGGTGGCATGGAAAGGACAACTGG GTGCCTCAGTCTGTGTGTTCCAGCGACTGTCCTGAAGGGGACCAGAGAGTGATCATGGGCTTCCACCACTGCTGCTTCGAGTGTGTGCTCTGTGAGTCCGGGACCTTCCTCAACAAGAGTG ACCCCTACAGCTGCCAACCTTGTGGGAAAGAAGAGTGGGCACCTGAGAGAAGCCAGACCTGCTTCCCATGCACCGTGGTGTTTCTGACTTGGCATGAGCCCATCTCTTGGGTGCTCCTGGCAGCTAatacgctgctgctgctgctcgtGGCTGGGACTGCTGGCCTGTTTGCCTGGCACCTAGACACGCCTGTGGTGAGGTCGGCTGGAGGCCGGCTGTGCTTCCTCATGCTGGGCTCCCTGGCGGGGGGCAGCTGCGGCCACTATGGCTTCTTTGGGGAGCCCACTCTGCCCACATGCCTGCTGCGCGAAGGCCTCTTTGCCCTTGGTTTTGCCATCTTCCTGTCCTGCCTGACGATCCGCTCCTTCCAACTTGTGTTCATCTTCAAGTTTTCTGCCAAGGTACCCACCTTCTTCCGTGCGTGGGTCCAAAA CAGTGCTGGCCCGTTGGTGGTGATCAGCTCAACAACCCAGCTGCTTATCTGTCTAACGTGGCTTGCGGTGTGGACCCCACTGCCCCCCAGGGAATACCAGCCCTTCCCTCAGCTGGCGGTGCTTGACTGCACAGAGGCTAACCCACCGGGCTTCATGCTGGCTTTCGCCTACAATGGCCTCCTCTAGGTCAGCGCCTCTGCCTGCAGCTACCTGGGCAAGGACCTGCCAGAGAACTACAGCGAGGTCAAATGTGTCACCTTCAGCCTGCTCCTCAACTTCATGTCCTGGATCGCCTCCTTCACCATGGCCAGTGTCTACCAGGGCAAGCACCTGCCTACGGTCAACATGCTGGCCAAGACGAGCAGCCTGAGTGGCGGCTTCAGCGGTTATTTCCTCCCCAAGTGCTATGCGATCCTGTGCCGCCCAGATCTCAACAGCACCGAGCACTTCCAGGCCTCCACCCAGGACCACACCAGGCGCTGTGGCTCCACCTGA